AAATAGAAAGCCATTGTATTGGAAAAAATTTACCTCCTGGCTTACGCCGAATAAGTAATGACGTGCGGATAACTCAAGGGCAGACTTAGGTATTGGCTGGGGCTCAACCCAGTAAAATAGCGAAACTCATTAATGAAGTGTGCCTGGTCGTAAAAATGACACAGGTGGGCAATATCAGTGTACGAAAATTGGGCTTTGCGCTGCAGCAATTCAATGGCGCGGTTTACCCGATGCAGACGTTGGTGTTTTTTGGGAGAAATGCCCGCTATTTTTTTATACAATTGAATGAAGTGTTTTTGAGAATACCCCGTCTGGCAACTTACCTGGGCAAGGGGTTGGTTTTTTTCGCACAGCAAAGAATGAGTAAAAGTGAGCAGGTAGTTGTCGGTGGTAGATGTAAACAACCTTTGCTTAAAAAA
The nucleotide sequence above comes from Microscilla marina ATCC 23134. Encoded proteins:
- a CDS encoding helix-turn-helix domain-containing protein, whose product is FFKQRLFTSTTDNYLLTFTHSLLCEKNQPLAQVSCQTGYSQKHFIQLYKKIAGISPKKHQRLHRVNRAIELLQRKAQFSYTDIAHLCHFYDQAHFINEFRYFTGLSPSQYLSLPLSYPHVITYSA